CATGGCTGAGTGGGATTACTTCAATTTCCGGTTTGTCTGTTCCGGATTTATTGGGCTCAGACACAAGAGGAGATTGCTTTGCAGTTAATTCGATTTCTTTCCGTTTATCTTCCCAATAAATTTTATCACGGGCAATAGATTGCAGGAAGTTATCCATATGAATAAAATCTTCTCCTATTTTAGCCGATGAGTCTACGATGATATCTTCAGGAAGACCAATTCTCCGGGCCACCTCCACAGCAAACGAACTCCCGGGATTACCGACAGAAAGCCTGTACAACGGCTGCATTCGTTCAGCATCGTAGAGCATGGCGCCATTGATGATCCCATCGGTTTCATACGCAAAATGCTTCAGATTCTGAAAGTGGGTTGTAATAACTCCAAAGCTGTGCCT
The window above is part of the Bacteroidales bacterium genome. Proteins encoded here:
- a CDS encoding DNA mismatch repair protein MutS, whose protein sequence is LSTYTSHLTNMKFFVENCNNKTLILIDEFGSGTEPQIGGAIAETLLDRFNRRHSFGVITTHFQNLKHFAYETDGIINGAMLYDAERMQPLYRLSVGNPGSSFAVEVARRIGLPEDIIVDSSAKIGEDFIHMDNFLQSIARDKIYWEDKRKEIELTAKQSPLVSEPNKSGTDKPEIEVIPLSHAVIEKGDSVRLAGQTAVGVVLELKGKQATVAFGAIKSTIILERLDLVSKK